A segment of the uncultured Desulfobulbus sp. genome:
TCTTTTCAGGAAAGCCGCTACCTCCAATACCAGACGGCCCTTGAGCAGATCGTTTCCGAAAATTTCCTCCACAATCTCCCCCCCGACCAACTCACCCATAAACCACGCTATCTCCAGGCATTGGCACTTCGCATCGAACGGGCTGAGCATGATCCGCTCAAAGACGATAAAAAGGCTCAACGTCTGATTAAGCCGCTGGCAAGGCTTGCGCAGATGGCCACGTTCACCAGCCCCACCATGGCTTGCAGAACCTGTCAGGAGGAATACCTGCAACTGCTTGAAGAGTTTCGCGTTTCCATCTTCGCCCCAGAGCTGGGGACGGCGCAGCAGGTCTCAGAGAAACGACTGACCCAGAAGTGGAAGGAGGTGGAGGATATCTGCCGCAGGGTGGAATAAGAACGAGTTGCACTTACCCATGTAATCTCGTAGAGTTAAAAGAGGATGTTTGAAAGATGGTCCCTTGCGTTTCTTCTCTCAAATTGGTGACTCTCCAGAAATGAGGATTTTTGTTCAAGTTCAAGGCATGCGAAAAATTTTACCGCAGGCATATAAAAATATTCCGAGGATAAAATTTTTCGCATAACGCCGAAATTGGGCAAAAATACCATTTCTGGATAGACAAAGGAGGTGCAGACCATGGAAACAACTAGTATCACCTACCAATCCTTACGCGATCTCGCGGTTTTTCAGGACCAGTACGATCGACTCACCCACGAAATTCAGCAGGTACGGGTCCAACTCGACAGTAGCCCTGCCCTTGCCGATGATGATCCCAATGCTGAAAAACGGGAAGAGTGGCGTTCCTGGCTGCAGGTACAGATCAAAAGTAAATGCAGAGAACGTAAAGAACTGCTGAAATTCATTCACGACAAGGGATTTCAAATTACTGAATTACCCGAGTAAACCTCGCCATATTCCTCAAAATCTCTCACTGGTACTGATCCCATGCGCTCTTTGTCGGCCGTTTTGCTGGGCCTTGTTCTGGTTCTTTGTACGCTCGTATCCTCTGCGCAAGCCAGACAATCCCGTTTTTTCGTGATGGGCAGCGGAACCATGCATCTGCTCAATCATCGCAATGAACGGGAAGCCACCGTCCATCTGCTCAAACCAGATGGTTCACTCAACCAAAAGGGACTCGACACTGTCGACTGGGTCTTTGGTTACCCAACCAAGCAGATGGGAGAGCACATCTCGCCACGGATGCTCTTTATGCTCAGCTATTTTGCCGAGACGCTCGCCCCCGGTAAAACCATTCACATCACCTCCGCCTACAGGAGCCCGGAATACAATAAAAAAATACGGGCCATGGGCAACAATGCCGCGCGCACCTCGACGCATATCGATGGCCTGGCGCTTGATTTCTGGCTTGAAGGGGTGGCAGGAAAAAAAATTTGGGAAACCGTGAAGGCAAAAAACTGTGCAGGCATTGGCCATTACGGCGGAAAGATCGTTCATTTTGATGCGGGCCGCCCCCGCTTCTGGCAGGCAGCCACTTCCGGAACCCGCGCCAAACGCCCGGATGAAAATCGCCATCTCTACCTCTCCACCGACTTTGACCGCTACGCCCCCGGCGAGCAGGTGCGGCTCTCCCTTTCCAGCCTGAGTAATTTCAACTTCGGGGTCGCACCAACAGTGGAGCTGTACAGGATGGAGGAATCAAAAGAGCCGGTCACCAGCCTGGTACTTGATCAGGCAAAAAAGGCCAGCTGCACGATGCTGGGAACCCGTAAGGCTACCCGTTTTTTAACCACACACCTGCCTGAAGATCTTGCACCAGGACGCTATCAGCTCAAACTCTCCTTTTGTGATCGCCCCTTTGAGGCGATGCCCGAAGAAAAGCTCTCCAACATCATAGCAGTCGGTGGTAATCATTGAGCCAATGCTTCTCGAATCTTGGCGTTCAGTGTATTTTTCGAGAATGGTTCCTGGAGAAAATTGACATTGTCATCCAGTACACCGTGGTGGGCGATGGCGTTTGCGGTATATCCCGACATGAAAATCAGCTTCATTTTAGGACACAGAGAGCGTACTGCACTCGCCAGGTCCCGACCGTTCATCTGAGGCATGACCACATCGGTTATCATCAGGTGAATTTCATTTCCCAACTCCTGAGCAATCCCAATGGCTTCATTTGGGCTTCCAGCAGGTATAACCTTGAAGCCCGATCGCTCCAACATCATTTTCGTCATCTCTAATATCATGGGCTCGTCTTCAACCAATAAATTGGTCTCACTGCCCTGAGCTACAGCTGCATCCTCCTCCTTCTTGGGAGAGGACTCGTGGCTCTCACCATGCTGGGGAAAGAATATTTTAACGACGTCCCCTCCCATGGTTCACTGTAAACATTGATATAGCCGTTATTCTGCTTGATGCCATACACGGTCGCAAGCCCTAAACCTGTTCCCTTATCCACATCTATGGTCGTAAAAAACGGCTCGAAGATATGCCCCACCGTTTGTTTATCCATACCACAACCGTTATCGCTAACAGCAAGATACACATAGCGACCGGGAAAATATCCCATATGGTACGAACAGTACTCTTCATCAAAGCTGGCATTGCCGGTTTCTATATTGATTTTACCTGTGCCGGAAATTACGTCGCGGGCGTTGAAAGAAAGGTTGGCGAGGATCTGATCAATTTGGGAAGGATCAATCCGGAGCGACCTCAGATCTTGACCTGGGGTCCAGTTGAGCTCGATGTCTTCACCAATGAGGCGCTGCAACATTTTCAGCATCCCGGCGACTGTTTGATTGAGATCGAGCACTTGAGGAGCAATGGTCTGCTTGCGTGCAAAAGCCAACAGTTGCCGGGTGATCCCCGCCGAACATTGTGCTGCTTTTTGAATCTCAACCAGCTCCCCATAATTTGGAGATTCCGCTTCCATCCGCTCAAGAATCATATCCGTATAACCGAGGATTACCCCCAACTGATTATTGAAATCATGGGCTATCCCCCCGGCCAGACGACCTACGGACTCAAGTTTCTGCGCCTGTTGGAGTTGTTCTTCGAGCAGATGACGCTTCCGTTGAATTTTCTCTTTTTCAGCGGTGATATCTCTGGCTATGCTTGAGGCTCCGACAATTCTCCCCTTTTCATCAAGAATAGGGGACACTGCCAGGGAGAGATGGAGCAATTTGCCACTTTTTGTCTTCCACGTTGTCTCGATCTGCTCAGTCGCCTTTCCTGCTTTGATTTTTTCCAACTTTCGGGGCATCTCATCGGGCGTATCAGCTGGTGTCAGATAAGAAATATGCTTCCCGATGACTTCATCCTCTGCCTAACCAAAAATCTGCTCCGCGCCCTTGTTCCAACTCATTACAATGCCGTCAAGGGTCTTGCCGATAATAGCATCTTTCGAAGACCCGACAATACTGGCCATTTTCTGCAAGGCCCGCTCCGAGCGCAGGTGTCTTTCCCGATTTTTGGCGTTGAAAATTGCGACAGAACACATTTTGGCTAAAGGAACAGCCAGGGCGGCATAGCGCTCCTTGTATTGGGCAAAACTCAGGTCATCAATCTCCAGCAGACCAAAATGCTCTTTTTGAAAATGTAGGGGAAGAATAAAGCCACGACCGGACTTCGTCCAGAGAAGAGTCTTCTCACACTCCTGATCATCCGGCCTGTCTGTTTCCACATAGTTGAGTCGACCGGGGGCAAAAAAAAGCATAAACAGCTCCTCGATGCGGCCAAGAGCTTCTTCCCTGCTCTCTGCAGCCAACAATACATTGAGTAGATCGATGATCATCAACTGATCGCTAAAAAAATGATCAGGTGGTGGTAGTGGTTTGCCCTTCTCACGCAATTCCATTACCAGGTTGAGCAATGAAAAACGCAGCATATCCAGACCAACAGGAACAGTCTGAATGGGGAGGTCAAGATACGCTCCCATGGCAGAGAGCTGCGGCTCGCAATCCCCATAAACCCCGGTATCGAAGAGGACAAGTTTATTGCAGCTTTCATGAAAAAAGGCTCTGGCAGTCGCCTGATCAAATTCCCATTTGCCGATCTGCTCTCTCCAACGCACCACCCAACCGGGTGTCAGCAGAAAAGCCCCTTGAGCGACACAGCGCTCAACCAGCATCTGAGGGGCTATCAAGCTCAAAGCAAAACTGAGGGGCCAGCACATTCCCGCTTTCAAAGTTCTCAACGACAAAAGGTGAGCCGGCAAGACAGCCCCCACCGATAATGGTGTTCAACTCACTCGCCTGATCCTCAAAAAAATTGGGCCAGTGGGCAGAGCCTTTCTGAAAACTCTGCTGACAGGAGTAGGAATAGGTTTGAATATGCAGCTTTGCTAATTTTTGCGATCCCGAAACGACCGCCTCAACCTCCTTCTTGAAATAGGGGCAACACCAAAGTCTCATATCAGGCTCCGAATGTTGTTACCCAGTCAAGCGGGTATTGCCCCCAACGCTGGACCGCATCCACCACAGCCAGCAGCGTCTCTTCTTCGACAAAATAGGGAATCTCGCCATGATTGTCAGAGAGCACAAAACCACCACCTGGTCCGGCCTTGGCGATCGCCTTTTTGACCTGCAATTCAACCTCCGCCGCGCTCCAATGCGTCATCTCCAGGGCGTTGAGGTTGCCGACCACAGTTAACTGCCCGTTGCACGTTGCTTTCACCTCTGCAAGATCCTCCTCGGCGCTGACGCTTACTCCGATAAACCCGGCCCGGATGAACGAATCGACAATTGAAAGTCCTCTCCCTGATGTCAGATGCACCATGACCGGTCCCTGTATTTGGGGAACAATGTCGCAAGCAATAGGCATCCCAAATTGTGCGCTGATCTCCCGGGACATGATCGTGGGAGACAAGGCCGGGTCAACATACATGATACTTGAGGCCCCCGCCTCTAACTGGGCATTGGCCCATTATCTGCAATAATGGGCGTTGACCTGGAGGAGGCGCTCGATAAGAGCAGGGCGCTCAGCCATTAAAACGAGATAGGCTTCAAATCCCAGCTGCATAATGGGCAGAGAGAAGGGAGAGATCACCACACCAGCGATAGGGGTAGCATCGCCAACAATGTTTTTACCCCCCCGTATGGCAACGAGATTCTCCTGAAGAACCCGATTCTCACCCACCTCTGGCGGCTGAAGTTGAAGGATATCTTCTGGACGGCGAATTATCGGCTCTCCGGCATTGGGTGGCCCCTGCTCAAAATAGATGACCTCACCTCTCCAGGCCTCCATCTCCATGACCGCAAAGGGATAGCAGCACAACAGGTCGTTGCCGAATTTTTTCTTTAAACGAAGCTGCCCCTCTATTACGTTCTCCGGGCGAGCAAAGTATTGCTTGATCGTCAGCCCCATTTCCCGGGCAGGATGCATCGCAGCGGGGAGAACATACGACACCCTATCGGGCTCCTGAAAGGAGAAGGTCGCCTGGATTCGCTGTGCAGACGTCATTGCCATAGGCGCCTCTCCATAATATTTTTAACAATTCTAACGGCATCACTGGAGTTGCTGCCCATATAATCCGCCCCGACCTCCTTCCATAACTGAGGATCCAGGCGAAAGGGGGCTCCACCGACCACCACAACGGTCTTACTCCCGACCTTTTCAAGGCCTTGGACAACGTCTTTGACCCGCCTGGCTGAAGATAACAGCAGACAGGAAATAAGCAGGATTTCTACATTTTCTTGTTGTGTTCTCTCAACAAGATCAGCAGCGTTGAGCCCATGCCCAAGATCTGAGAGGTGGTAGCCGGTCGAACGAAGGGTTGACATCACTAAACGCTTCCCCAGCGCATGAAAATCTTCAAGCACGCAGATAGCGATTTTGGGATGCGAACCGTGCAGTGTCTGCAAGGAGGGGAGCAGTTCATTTATCAAGTTTTCACAAATTCTCCCTGCCATATAGACCTGGGAAAGTGATATCACTCCCTCTTCCCACATCTGCCCAATGTTTTCTAGGGCAGGCGTTATCACCCTCTCCAGCGGACCAACTCCGCTTTCTTCTTTGAAGACGCTCTCAAGGAGAGTTTTTCCCTCTTCAGTAGCCATACGCAGAAGACAATCTGCAAAGAGTTTGGCTGTTGCATTGAATGCCGCCACCAGCCCCTCCTGTCAAAAGAGTATGGGGTTTGGGATAAATCCAAGCGTAACCTATCGGGGGGGGGTAATCACCGGACGAACCCCGTATATTCCTACCTGTAAGCGCTTGCGGGGGGCGCCTTATAACTAATGCCGCACTGATCGCTTACATCTAAGCTTATTCAACCGCACCTCAATTCTGTTGATCTTGACATACTCTTACGATGCCAACAAAATTCATTTTGAACAAGCGTTACCAAACATCATTTTCACGGACGAGAGGAACATCGCAAAAATATGAAGGTGGGCCCCTTAATACAGATGTGACTCTCCTCAATTGAAACGATACATGCTCATGCGGATTTCGCCCATGCCGGATGGAATGCTTCGAGTGGAACACGTGATCTTGAATATGGAACAACGCTCCGCACCTGTTCAGATCAGGCATGCGGCCAAGGGAGATGAGCTCATTTACCAGCGTTGCAGTGTCTGCGGGCGTATTCATGATGGCAGCTGGCGAGAACCGCAAGCCGGGCACGACAATGACGCCTCATACGGTATCATCGTTGTGTATACGGTCTGCGAGGACTGCCAGCAACAAAACCAGGGGGAGGATGAACGGTAAGCGTCAAGGGGAGGCAAACGGCCCGTGATTAAGCTGTTTGTTTATTTGTGTTTTCATCTTCTTGTGGTAACGTAAAAAGTGTCTGCTAAACTTCTGCTTTTTCTAAAGAGAATTTCTGAATTCACATTATCTCCTGACAGAGCCCTGACTCCGCAACAACCCCAGGTCCCTGTTGATCGACAGGTGCCCAAGCGCTCCTAGTTCTTTTATCCGCTAAGATTTTACCAAGGAGGAAACCTATGAAGAGAAGCATGATCTTGATTTCAGCCCTCAGTCTTGTTGTTTTCCTGGCCAGTTTCGTTCATGGAGACGAAAAACAAAAACTCAATATTTACTGCGGAATAACCATGCTCAAGCCCATGGTTGAAATTGGAAAAATCATAGAGGCAAAACACGATTGCACCATCAATTTTGCCAAGGGTGGCTCTGGTAAACTGATGCAGGGCCTTCTGAAAAATAAAAATGGAGATCTCTTCCTTCCCGGTTCGGAGTCCTATATCAACACTTTGAAAAAAGAACATCCCGGATTGGTGGTCAGCAAAGGAGAGGTGGGCTACAATCAGGCGGCAATTTTTGTGAAAAAAGGAAATCCCCAAGGAATCACTGCTGATTTAGACAACTTCACCAGTGAAAAATACAAAATTATCATCGGTTCTGCGGAGAAAGGAAGTATCGGCAAGGAAACCAAAAAAATTCTGAGTAAAAAAGGCATCTACGAACAAGTTCTCCAACATGCGCAGGTCACCTTGAATTCCAGCAGTCTGGTTAATGCCATCAAGGCGGGAAAAGCTGATTTAACCATCAACTGGTTTGCCGCTTCAACCTGGCCGGAAAATGCCCAGGATGTTGACACACTTGCCATTGACGAACAGTTTGCCCAAAAAAAGAAGCTGGTGCTTGCGGTGCTGAAGGATTCAAAAAACGTGGAGCTGGCGCAGGCCTTTCTAAATTTTGCGGTATCTCCCGAGGGCCACGCTATCTTTAAAAAATACGGGCTAGCGGATTAAGGCTTGCGTGAACCATTGATGATAACCGGTTTCTGTGGAGCATCTCCATGACCGGTTATCATCGACACATACTTTCTCCAACCTGAGAGGAGTTGTTGCTGTGGGAATTCAAAAGAAAATGCTTTTTGGGGCCTCGTCAGCGTTAATTTTCACATTCCTCCTGCTGCTCTTTATGATCAGGTATGGCCTGACGGTGTCCAGTGAAAATCTGGTTGGATCTATCATCACAACAGTAGAAAAAAACAATACGCATGCAGAACAGATTTTAGCCCACGGCTTTGAAGGCATCGCAGAAGACCTGCAAAAAACAGATCAGACAATTCAAACAATAATCCAGGGCCTTTACGGCTCATCCTATACGGCACTTGCCAAGGCTACGGCCAACCAGATTTTTCCCATGATCGCTGACTTCGATTTTGAGAAGGCCACCAGCACCATTGAGAAACTGCTCGAATCAAACGATGAGATCCCCTGGGTGAGGTTCGCCACCAGCAAAGAACCGTCCACATCGGACATGTACGAATTCGGGACCAAAATCACTGGAAAAAATCAGCGACTTTTCACCTCCACGATTCAAGATGACCTCACCTATGTTGCACTTGAAATTCAAATCAACCTCTCAGCCATGTCGGCACTCTCTGCTGTTCAAGAGGCTTTTGCAAACATCAATAATCTCAATAAATCATTGAATACGCAGCTTGCAGGGACTCGAAAACAGGAACTGATCAAAGCACGTCAGGTTGCGGAAGTCAGTGTACAAAAAAATATCAGTCAGTTTTCATACAGGCTTTCGTTCATCATGCTGGTCGCGCTGCTCGGGGTCTGTTCGGTTATCTATTTACTCAACCGTTCGCTTACAGGTCCTATCACCGGTATCGTCACCTTAACCAAAGAGATCGCCTTGGGTGATCTCACCCAACATATCACCATTATTCGTCAAGATGAAATCGGATCTTTGTATCGGGCGCTCAATGAAATGAGCATGAACCTTCGCACCATGGTGCAGAATATCAGCAACGGCGTGCAGACGCTCTCTTCCGTGTCTATTGGGTTGGCTGACAACTCACATCATCTCTCGGAAAATGCCCAAAAAACCCTGAATAAAGTCGATCACGTAGCCACTATGACCAGTGGCATGCGAATAAACATGGAGCAGGCATCCCATTTTACTCAACAATCTTTTGGTAATATCAATAATGTTGCCCAATCAACCGAAGCCATGAACAACTCCATCGCTGATATCGCGGCAAAGATGGAGGCAACCAAAGCTATCACCATGGAGGCAGTAAGCAAATCTCAACATGCATCCAGTCAGATCAATACCTTGGGTATGGCGGCGCTGGAGGTCGGCAAGGTAACGGAAACCATCAACGATATTTCCGAACAGACTAATCTGCTGGCATTGAACGCTACCATTGAGGCCGCTCGAGCCGGAGAGGCAGGAAAAGGTTTTGCCATTGTTGCCAATGAAATTAAGGAGCTTGCAAAACAAACCTCACAAGCGACCGGTGAAATCCAAGGGAAGATTGACGCGATCCAAGATGTCACACAAAAGACAGTAGAAGAAATTCAGCAGTTTTCACAAATAATTGATAATATAAACGACATGGTCTCGACCATATCGATTACTGCTGAAGAACAGGCGAGCGAGACCGGCAGAATTGCAGACAATGTGGGAACCATTTCCACCGGTATTCAAGATGTCAGAGAGAATGTCAGCCTGGCGGCCAACACCACCAAGGATGTGGTAGCTGATATTTCAGAGGTTGATCAAGCCTCGCAGGTAGTCAACGAAAACAGCCGACAAATCATGAAAAGCGCCCATGAACTCAACCAACTGGCCGACAACCTCACGAAACTGGTCAATCGATTTACTGTTTAAGGAAATCAGATTACCAGCAACGCGCACGGATTCGAGGGGATCAGTTGTTCAGTACCAGTGGTTGTTCAAAGGTTGCCTTGAGCCGTTCCGTCTTGGAGAAGATGGTAATTTTCATATCCAAGACAACAGCACCTGGCGCAGCGCTGTAGAGGCGAGCGTCCAGAGATCCCAGTTGGAGATCAAACATCCCCTGGGTCTTGTAGTTCCCGGAAACACTGAGCATTCCTTCCAGTGGCGTCATTTTCCCGGGCATAACCAGAGGCGTTCCCTGGGTTTGAGGTGCTACCCCGGCGGCCGCAAAGAGCACACCACCGTCGGGCCGGATGAACCATTGAGCGTTTTCAAAGAGTGCGCGCAGCCGCTGCTCTGCCAGGCCCCGGGGTTGTTCGTCCCATTTTGGCCCCATGATGCCGCCTGTTTGCCCCTGGCGCTGCCAGGAAACACCCGTGATCCGGGTAATTCTCCCTGCCCTATGGGCTCCGGCGACCTCGGCCAGGTTGATCTGCCGGGTGGGGGCGGCCTGCACGGCCGGACCTGCATCGCGCAGAACGGCCACGCCCACAGGTCGCAGACGCTGCCCAAAGGGCCAGCGGGCCTGGCGGGAGCCGTCAATTTTCAGCAGCAAGAGCCCTCCGCTCCCGCTGACACCTTTGACATCCATCTCAGGATCCGCGACGAGGTAGGTGTCATCAGACCACTGGGCAATCCCCTGTGGCCGTCGCAGCGGACCTGAACCGGCATCCGGAGTTTTAAAGGTCAGCTCTTCAAACACCCCATTGGGATGCAGGACAAAGACACCACCATTGATAACGGTTTCGGTTGTTCGTTTATGAGCGTGATCTTGTTTTTTACTGGGGTTTGAGCTGGGCCAAATGTAGACCTGTTCGCTCCGTTTCGAGCGACTCCCTGCATCGACGAGCAGACAACGTCCGGCGTTATCCACCAGCATTTGCCGGATGGTACGCCAGTAAGTAGCATATTCGGCCCCACCCGGCTTGCGATTAACCAGGACGGTTTGTGCCAGGGGGACAGGTATAGAGGGGGGAGCCAAGTACAGCCCGCCCTGATTTTTCCTGATATGAACCGGTTCTTGACGCCCAAGAGTGTCCCCCACGCCGGTTCTCCAATCCGGGGGAGCGCTCGTTATAATGCCTCCGGTCACATCATCGATGAAGTGGGTTGCGATCAGCAGCCCCTTCGATGTATCTGCTACAGCTCCGATCCTCTTCAAGGGACGATTTTTTCCATCACACAGACAACGGAGTTGCCCATCAGTGCCTAACTGCCATAGCCCTGTCTCCGGATC
Coding sequences within it:
- a CDS encoding DUF882 domain-containing protein gives rise to the protein MRSLSAVLLGLVLVLCTLVSSAQARQSRFFVMGSGTMHLLNHRNEREATVHLLKPDGSLNQKGLDTVDWVFGYPTKQMGEHISPRMLFMLSYFAETLAPGKTIHITSAYRSPEYNKKIRAMGNNAARTSTHIDGLALDFWLEGVAGKKIWETVKAKNCAGIGHYGGKIVHFDAGRPRFWQAATSGTRAKRPDENRHLYLSTDFDRYAPGEQVRLSLSSLSNFNFGVAPTVELYRMEESKEPVTSLVLDQAKKASCTMLGTRKATRFLTTHLPEDLAPGRYQLKLSFCDRPFEAMPEEKLSNIIAVGGNH
- a CDS encoding response regulator — protein: MGGDVVKIFFPQHGESHESSPKKEEDAAVAQGSETNLLVEDEPMILEMTKMMLERSGFKVIPAGSPNEAIGIAQELGNEIHLMITDVVMPQMNGRDLASAVRSLCPKMKLIFMSGYTANAIAHHGVLDDNVNFLQEPFSKNTLNAKIREALAQ
- a CDS encoding ATP-binding protein, translated to MGKHISYLTPADTPDEMPRKLEKIKAGKATEQIETTWKTKSGKLLHLSLAVSPILDEKGRIVGASSIARDITAEKEKIQRKRHLLEEQLQQAQKLESVGRLAGGIAHDFNNQLGVILGYTDMILERMEAESPNYGELVEIQKAAQCSAGITRQLLAFARKQTIAPQVLDLNQTVAGMLKMLQRLIGEDIELNWTPGQDLRSLRIDPSQIDQILANLSFNARDVISGTGKINIETGNASFDEEYCSYHMGYFPGRYVYLAVSDNGCGMDKQTVGHIFEPFFTTIDVDKGTGLGLATVYGIKQNNGYINVYSEPWEGTSLKYSFPSMVRATSPLPRRRRMQL
- a CDS encoding DUF1638 domain-containing protein — its product is MIAPQMLVERCVAQGAFLLTPGWVVRWREQIGKWEFDQATARAFFHESCNKLVLFDTGVYGDCEPQLSAMGAYLDLPIQTVPVGLDMLRFSLLNLVMELREKGKPLPPPDHFFSDQLMIIDLLNVLLAAESREEALGRIEELFMLFFAPGRLNYVETDRPDDQECEKTLLWTKSGRGFILPLHFQKEHFGLLEIDDLSFAQYKERYAALAVPLAKMCSVAIFNAKNRERHLRSERALQKMASIVGSSKDAIIGKTLDGIVMSWNKGAEQIFG
- a CDS encoding cobalamin-dependent protein (Presence of a B(12) (cobalamin)-binding domain implies dependence on cobalamin itself, in one of its several forms, or in some unusual lineages, dependence on a cobalamin-like analog.), translated to MAAFNATAKLFADCLLRMATEEGKTLLESVFKEESGVGPLERVITPALENIGQMWEEGVISLSQVYMAGRICENLINELLPSLQTLHGSHPKIAICVLEDFHALGKRLVMSTLRSTGYHLSDLGHGLNAADLVERTQQENVEILLISCLLLSSARRVKDVVQGLEKVGSKTVVVVGGAPFRLDPQLWKEVGADYMGSNSSDAVRIVKNIMERRLWQ
- the modA gene encoding molybdate ABC transporter substrate-binding protein → MKRSMILISALSLVVFLASFVHGDEKQKLNIYCGITMLKPMVEIGKIIEAKHDCTINFAKGGSGKLMQGLLKNKNGDLFLPGSESYINTLKKEHPGLVVSKGEVGYNQAAIFVKKGNPQGITADLDNFTSEKYKIIIGSAEKGSIGKETKKILSKKGIYEQVLQHAQVTLNSSSLVNAIKAGKADLTINWFAASTWPENAQDVDTLAIDEQFAQKKKLVLAVLKDSKNVELAQAFLNFAVSPEGHAIFKKYGLAD
- a CDS encoding methyl-accepting chemotaxis protein, with amino-acid sequence MGIQKKMLFGASSALIFTFLLLLFMIRYGLTVSSENLVGSIITTVEKNNTHAEQILAHGFEGIAEDLQKTDQTIQTIIQGLYGSSYTALAKATANQIFPMIADFDFEKATSTIEKLLESNDEIPWVRFATSKEPSTSDMYEFGTKITGKNQRLFTSTIQDDLTYVALEIQINLSAMSALSAVQEAFANINNLNKSLNTQLAGTRKQELIKARQVAEVSVQKNISQFSYRLSFIMLVALLGVCSVIYLLNRSLTGPITGIVTLTKEIALGDLTQHITIIRQDEIGSLYRALNEMSMNLRTMVQNISNGVQTLSSVSIGLADNSHHLSENAQKTLNKVDHVATMTSGMRINMEQASHFTQQSFGNINNVAQSTEAMNNSIADIAAKMEATKAITMEAVSKSQHASSQINTLGMAALEVGKVTETINDISEQTNLLALNATIEAARAGEAGKGFAIVANEIKELAKQTSQATGEIQGKIDAIQDVTQKTVEEIQQFSQIIDNINDMVSTISITAEEQASETGRIADNVGTISTGIQDVRENVSLAANTTKDVVADISEVDQASQVVNENSRQIMKSAHELNQLADNLTKLVNRFTV